A stretch of the Enterobacteriaceae bacterium ESL0689 genome encodes the following:
- a CDS encoding YcbK family protein — translation MDKFDAHRRKLLTLGGVVLGAAAILPRSAFATLSTPRPRILRLNNLNTGESLKVEFFDGRGYIHEELARLNYFFRDYRANKIKPIDPRLFDQLYRLQTMLGSHKPVQLISGYRSLDTNAQRRAKSRGIAKHSYHTRGQAMDFHIEGIALSDIRKAALSMRAGGVGYYPQSHFVHIDTGPVRHW, via the coding sequence ATGGACAAATTTGACGCTCATCGCCGTAAATTACTGACATTAGGTGGGGTAGTGCTGGGTGCCGCTGCTATTCTGCCTCGATCCGCATTCGCCACGCTTTCGACCCCGCGCCCCCGTATTCTGCGGCTGAATAATCTCAATACCGGAGAGTCGCTTAAGGTGGAGTTTTTTGATGGCCGGGGCTATATTCATGAAGAGCTCGCCAGACTCAACTATTTCTTCCGTGATTATCGCGCGAATAAAATAAAACCTATTGACCCCAGGCTGTTTGATCAGCTGTACCGGCTACAGACGATGCTGGGTTCTCATAAGCCGGTTCAGCTTATCTCTGGCTATCGTTCCCTTGATACCAATGCACAACGGCGGGCGAAAAGTCGTGGTATTGCGAAACACAGCTACCATACCCGTGGGCAGGCGATGGATTTTCATATCGAAGGGATTGCATTAAGTGATATCCGTAAAGCCGCGCTGTCAATGCGGGCGGGTGGCGTCGGATATTACCCACAGAGTCATTTTGTTCATATTGATACCGGGCCGGTCAGGCACTGGTAA
- the pncB gene encoding nicotinate phosphoribosyltransferase has translation MTPMTSSVLHSLLDTDAYKLHMQQAVFHRYYEVPVVAEFRCRNDDQLGIYADIIRDQVNAMHDLRLQDDEYHWLSGLPFFSADYLDWLRNFRYDPQQVIIRNDHGKLNIRLSGPWREIILWEVPLLAVISEVVHHARSVDASVDLALTTLEHKLTHFAQMTEDLDLSHFRLMDFGTRRRFSRDVQQAIVARLQQVSWFTGTSNYDLARRLHLTPMGTQAHEWFQAHQQISPSLASSQRAALTAWLDEYPDQLGIALTDCITMDAFLRDFGYDFASRYQGLRHDSGDPLTWGEKAIAHYQQLGINPLSKTLVFSDNLDLPKAVNLYRHFATRIHLSFGIGTHLTCDIPQVKPLNIVIKLVECNGKPVAKLSDSPGKTICQDPAFVHALRQAFALPSVKKAS, from the coding sequence ATGACACCTATGACTTCTTCTGTTTTACATTCGTTACTGGATACGGATGCTTATAAACTGCATATGCAACAGGCGGTCTTTCACCGCTATTATGAGGTACCGGTTGTCGCTGAATTTCGCTGCCGTAATGATGATCAGCTGGGAATCTATGCGGATATCATTCGTGATCAGGTCAATGCGATGCATGACCTGAGGTTACAGGACGATGAATATCACTGGTTATCTGGATTACCTTTCTTTTCCGCTGATTATCTCGACTGGCTGCGTAACTTCCGTTATGACCCACAGCAGGTGATTATCCGCAATGATCATGGCAAACTGAATATTCGCTTGTCCGGCCCGTGGCGCGAAATCATCCTTTGGGAGGTGCCACTGCTGGCGGTTATTAGCGAAGTGGTTCATCACGCTCGCTCCGTCGACGCCAGCGTCGATCTCGCACTGACCACGCTGGAGCATAAACTCACCCATTTTGCGCAGATGACTGAAGATCTTGATCTCAGCCACTTCCGTCTGATGGATTTTGGTACACGTCGCCGCTTCTCCCGTGACGTGCAGCAGGCTATCGTTGCCCGTTTACAACAGGTGTCCTGGTTTACAGGAACCAGCAACTACGATTTGGCGCGCCGTCTGCATCTGACTCCGATGGGCACCCAGGCACATGAGTGGTTTCAGGCGCATCAGCAAATCAGTCCCAGCCTTGCCAGCAGCCAGCGAGCAGCGCTGACAGCCTGGCTGGATGAATATCCGGATCAACTGGGTATCGCACTGACAGATTGTATTACCATGGATGCTTTCCTGCGTGACTTCGGCTATGACTTCGCCAGCCGTTACCAGGGGCTGCGCCACGATTCAGGCGATCCGCTGACATGGGGTGAAAAGGCCATTGCCCATTATCAGCAGCTGGGGATTAACCCGCTCAGTAAAACGCTGGTTTTTTCCGATAATCTTGATTTGCCAAAAGCGGTGAACTTGTATCGCCACTTTGCCACACGCATTCATCTCAGCTTTGGTATTGGCACTCATTTAACTTGCGATATCCCGCAAGTTAAACCACTTAATATTGTTATCAAACTGGTGGAATGCAATGGCAAACCGGTGGCAAAACTTTCTGACAGCCCAGGTAAAACCATCTGCCAGGACCCGGCATTTGTACACGCACTACGCCAGGCGTTCGCACTCCCTTCGGTAAAAAAGGCCAGTTAA
- a CDS encoding aspartate/tyrosine/aromatic aminotransferase, protein MFENITAAPADPILGLTDLFRADDRPGKINLGIGVYKDETGKTPILTSVKKAEQYLLENETTKNYLGIDGLAEFNHAIQTLLFGKESAIIHDQRACTAQTPGGTGALRVAADFLAQNTSVKRVWISNPSWPNHRGVFNAAGLEVCEYTYYDATSHSLNFDGMLDSLNEAKAGDVVLFHGCCHNPTGIDPTQEQWQYLAQLSLKKGWLPLFDIAYQGFARGLEEDAEGLRIFAALHQEMLIASSCSKNFGLYNERTGACTLIAADQQIARRAFSQMKRVIRTNYSNPPAHGAAIVATILGNDALNAIWQQELTDMRQRIQRMRLLFVNTLQEKGANRDFSFISRQNGMFSFSGLNKEQVLRLREEFGIYVVASGRINVAGMTPDNMSSLCEAIVAVL, encoded by the coding sequence ATGTTTGAGAACATTACTGCTGCCCCAGCCGACCCGATACTGGGTCTGACCGATCTGTTTCGTGCCGATGATCGCCCTGGCAAAATTAACCTCGGAATTGGTGTCTATAAAGATGAAACCGGCAAAACGCCGATTCTGACCAGTGTTAAAAAAGCTGAGCAATACCTGCTGGAAAATGAAACGACCAAAAATTACCTCGGTATTGATGGCCTCGCAGAGTTTAATCACGCGATTCAGACCTTGCTGTTCGGTAAAGAGAGTGCCATTATTCACGATCAACGTGCCTGCACCGCACAGACGCCGGGGGGTACGGGTGCATTACGTGTCGCGGCCGATTTTCTGGCCCAAAATACCAGCGTAAAACGCGTCTGGATAAGCAACCCCAGTTGGCCGAACCACCGGGGGGTATTCAATGCGGCAGGGCTGGAGGTGTGTGAATATACTTATTACGATGCCACCAGCCATAGCCTCAATTTTGACGGTATGCTGGACAGCCTCAATGAGGCAAAAGCTGGTGATGTCGTGCTGTTCCACGGTTGCTGCCATAATCCAACAGGTATTGATCCCACCCAGGAGCAGTGGCAATACCTGGCGCAGTTGTCGCTTAAAAAGGGCTGGTTGCCGCTGTTCGATATTGCCTATCAGGGTTTTGCTCGCGGTCTGGAAGAAGACGCTGAAGGTCTGCGCATATTCGCTGCACTTCATCAGGAGATGCTGATTGCCAGCTCCTGCTCGAAAAACTTTGGTCTGTATAATGAACGCACCGGTGCCTGTACGTTGATCGCCGCCGATCAGCAAATCGCCCGTCGTGCTTTCAGTCAGATGAAACGGGTGATCCGCACCAACTACTCTAATCCTCCGGCACACGGTGCAGCTATCGTGGCAACTATTCTCGGTAACGATGCGCTGAATGCTATCTGGCAGCAGGAGCTGACCGATATGCGGCAGCGCATTCAGCGCATGCGCCTGCTGTTTGTCAACACCTTGCAGGAAAAGGGGGCTAATCGTGACTTTTCCTTTATTAGCCGACAAAACGGCATGTTCTCATTCAGTGGGCTGAATAAAGAACAGGTACTGCGTCTGCGTGAAGAGTTCGGCATCTACGTTGTCGCTTCCGGACGCATCAATGTCGCCGGAATGACGCCGGATAATATGTCATCGCTATGCGAAGCGATTGTTGCCGTACTATAA
- the pyrD gene encoding quinone-dependent dihydroorotate dehydrogenase, with translation MYYPFVRKALFQLDPERVHDMVFRQLRRLSATPLKRLIHQNVPAKPVTCMGLTFNNPLGLAAGLDKNGEYIDILSAMGFGAIEIGTVTPRPQPGNDKPRLFRLVAAEGLINRMGFNNQGVDKLVENVKKVQFSGILGINIGKNKDTPVEQGKDDYLICMEKVYPYADYIAVNISSPNTPGLRTLQYGEVLDDLLSAIKNKQLTLQQTYQKYVPVAVKIAPDLSVDELIQIADSLVRHHIDGVIATNTTLDRSLVQGMPYSSETGGLSGRPLQLKSTEIIRLLSKEINNQLPIIGVGGIDSVIAAREKIAAGASLLQMYSGFIFKGPSLIKQIVTHL, from the coding sequence ATGTATTATCCTTTTGTTCGCAAAGCACTTTTTCAGCTCGATCCCGAGCGTGTTCATGACATGGTCTTCCGGCAATTACGTCGGCTATCCGCCACGCCGCTGAAAAGGCTGATACATCAAAACGTTCCCGCGAAACCTGTTACCTGTATGGGGCTGACTTTTAATAACCCGCTGGGGCTGGCGGCCGGACTGGATAAAAATGGTGAATATATTGATATCCTTAGCGCTATGGGGTTCGGAGCAATTGAAATTGGTACGGTCACACCACGCCCGCAACCGGGGAATGACAAACCACGACTGTTTCGCCTGGTGGCTGCCGAAGGGTTGATCAATCGCATGGGATTTAATAATCAAGGGGTTGATAAGCTGGTTGAGAATGTAAAAAAAGTGCAATTTTCTGGCATTCTTGGGATTAACATCGGCAAGAATAAGGATACACCTGTTGAGCAGGGTAAAGATGATTATCTGATTTGTATGGAGAAAGTCTATCCTTATGCTGACTATATCGCTGTTAATATCTCATCACCCAATACGCCGGGGTTGCGTACCCTGCAATATGGTGAGGTACTGGATGATCTCCTGAGCGCGATTAAAAATAAGCAGCTTACACTACAGCAAACATATCAAAAATATGTCCCTGTGGCGGTTAAAATCGCACCTGATCTTTCCGTGGACGAGCTGATCCAGATTGCTGATAGCTTAGTTCGCCATCATATTGACGGTGTCATCGCCACCAATACCACACTCGATCGTTCTCTGGTTCAGGGGATGCCATACAGCAGCGAAACCGGGGGACTGAGTGGTCGGCCGCTGCAATTAAAAAGCACGGAAATTATTCGTTTGTTGAGTAAAGAAATAAATAATCAATTACCGATTATTGGTGTCGGAGGAATCGATTCGGTGATCGCGGCGCGGGAAAAAATAGCGGCCGGTGCCAGTCTACTACAAATGTATTCAGGATTTATTTTTAAAGGTCCGTCCTTGATAAAACAAATTGTCACTCATCTCTGA
- a CDS encoding MBL fold metallo-hydrolase, with amino-acid sequence MKYHLIPVTAFAQNCSLIWCEQTRLAALIDPGGDAERIKQVVSQADVNLMQILLTHGHLDHVGAAAELSQYYGVPVIGPQKEDQFLLDELPVQSRMFGLDDCQPLQPDRWLNEGDVIKIGNISLQVWHCPGHTPGHVVFYDQASRMLFSGDVIFKGGVGRSDFPRGNHNQLIASIKHKLLPLGDNVTFIPGHGPLSTLGDERLHNPFLQDNMAS; translated from the coding sequence ATGAAATACCATCTTATTCCGGTGACTGCATTCGCACAAAACTGCTCTTTAATCTGGTGTGAGCAAACCCGGCTGGCTGCCCTGATCGATCCTGGCGGAGACGCGGAACGAATCAAACAGGTTGTCTCACAGGCTGATGTGAATTTGATGCAGATCCTGCTCACCCACGGTCACCTTGATCATGTGGGTGCCGCAGCGGAATTATCGCAATATTATGGTGTGCCAGTTATCGGCCCGCAAAAAGAAGATCAGTTTTTGCTGGATGAGTTACCAGTGCAAAGCCGGATGTTTGGTCTGGATGATTGCCAGCCATTGCAACCCGACCGCTGGCTCAATGAAGGTGATGTCATTAAGATCGGCAATATTTCACTGCAGGTCTGGCATTGCCCGGGGCACACACCAGGACATGTTGTTTTTTATGATCAGGCTTCCCGGATGCTGTTTTCGGGTGATGTGATTTTTAAAGGTGGTGTAGGGCGCAGTGATTTTCCGCGCGGTAATCATAACCAGCTGATTGCCTCCATTAAGCATAAATTATTGCCGCTTGGCGATAATGTCACCTTTATTCCAGGCCACGGGCCCCTGTCAACCCTGGGTGACGAACGTCTGCATAACCCTTTCCTGCAGGATAACATGGCCAGTTAG
- a CDS encoding cell division protein ZapC translates to MSIKPDDNWRWYYDEQHDRMMLDLANGMVFRSRFSRRMLTPDAFSPSGFCVADVALYSSFTEKCHDLALSAEQQAELILNSLTAIRFLKPQMPKSWYFIAHQSGWQPTGGDIVNAWLSDSGEQVTLLVVESGENATLCLLAQPMVILAGKTMQLGDAIKIMNDRLLPMPCITDDNLQQAI, encoded by the coding sequence ATGTCAATTAAACCTGATGATAACTGGCGCTGGTATTATGATGAACAGCATGATCGGATGATGCTGGATCTGGCTAATGGCATGGTATTTCGTTCACGTTTTTCACGTCGGATGTTAACGCCAGACGCCTTTTCACCTTCTGGTTTTTGTGTCGCTGATGTTGCGCTTTACTCCTCATTTACAGAAAAATGCCATGATTTAGCCTTATCAGCAGAACAACAAGCGGAATTAATACTTAACAGCCTGACAGCTATTCGTTTCCTGAAGCCGCAAATGCCTAAAAGCTGGTATTTTATCGCTCATCAATCCGGCTGGCAGCCCACCGGTGGTGATATTGTCAATGCCTGGCTCAGTGATAGTGGAGAGCAGGTGACTTTGCTGGTCGTTGAATCAGGGGAAAATGCGACATTATGCCTTCTGGCTCAACCGATGGTGATACTGGCGGGGAAAACAATGCAACTGGGAGATGCCATAAAAATTATGAACGACAGATTGCTGCCCATGCCTTGCATCACTGACGATAACCTGCAACAGGCGATTTAA
- the asnS gene encoding asparagine--tRNA ligase has protein sequence MSVVPVADVLQGRIAVDSEVTVRGWVRTRRDSKAGFSFLAVYDGSCFDPVQAVVNHSLANYQQEVLRLTTGCSVIVTGKVVASQGQGQNFEIQASNVEVTGWVEDPDTYPMAAKRHSIEYLREVAHLRPRTNLIGAVARVRHTLAQALHRFFDQQGFFWVSTPLITASDTEGAGEMFRVSTLDLENLPRNDQGKVDFDKDFFGRESFLTVSGQLNGETYACALSKVYTFGPTFRAENSNTSRHLAEFWMLEPEVAFADLNDIAGLAEAMLKYIFKVVLTERADDMKFFAERVDKNAISRLEQFINADFAQVDYTDAITILENCGKAFENPVYWGVDLSSEHERYLAEEHFKAPVVVKNYPKDIKAFYMRMNQDGKTVAAMDVLAPGIGEIIGGSQREERLDVLDARMAEMGLNKEDYWWYRDLRRYGTVPHSGFGLGFERLIAYVTGVQNVRDVIPFPRTPRNAAF, from the coding sequence ATGAGTGTTGTGCCTGTCGCCGACGTACTCCAGGGCCGCATAGCCGTTGACAGTGAAGTCACCGTGCGCGGATGGGTACGTACCCGCCGAGATTCAAAAGCTGGCTTTTCCTTTCTCGCCGTTTATGACGGTTCCTGCTTTGATCCTGTACAGGCCGTGGTTAATCACTCTCTCGCTAATTATCAACAAGAGGTGTTGCGCCTGACCACCGGATGTTCGGTTATCGTGACCGGTAAAGTTGTTGCCTCCCAGGGACAGGGACAAAATTTTGAAATTCAGGCCAGCAACGTTGAAGTCACCGGCTGGGTAGAAGATCCTGATACCTACCCAATGGCCGCGAAACGTCACAGTATCGAATATTTGCGTGAAGTCGCTCACCTGAGACCACGCACCAATCTCATCGGCGCTGTTGCTCGTGTACGCCATACGCTGGCACAAGCGCTGCATCGTTTCTTTGATCAACAAGGTTTTTTCTGGGTTTCCACCCCGCTGATTACCGCTTCCGATACCGAAGGCGCCGGGGAGATGTTTCGGGTCTCGACATTGGATCTGGAAAATCTGCCACGCAATGATCAGGGCAAAGTCGATTTTGATAAAGATTTCTTTGGCAGAGAGTCATTTCTGACCGTATCCGGACAATTAAATGGCGAAACTTACGCCTGCGCGTTGTCTAAAGTTTACACTTTCGGCCCGACTTTCCGTGCTGAAAATTCGAATACCAGTCGTCACCTGGCCGAATTCTGGATGCTGGAGCCAGAAGTAGCGTTTGCTGATCTCAACGATATCGCAGGTCTGGCGGAAGCCATGCTGAAATATATCTTCAAGGTAGTGCTGACAGAACGTGCTGATGATATGAAATTCTTCGCAGAACGTGTTGATAAAAACGCTATTTCCCGTCTGGAGCAGTTTATTAATGCCGACTTCGCCCAGGTGGATTATACCGATGCGATCACGATTCTGGAAAACTGTGGTAAAGCGTTTGAAAACCCGGTGTACTGGGGCGTTGATCTCTCTTCTGAACATGAACGCTATCTGGCGGAAGAGCACTTTAAAGCACCGGTGGTGGTGAAAAATTATCCCAAAGATATCAAAGCGTTCTACATGCGCATGAATCAGGATGGTAAGACGGTTGCCGCGATGGATGTTCTGGCACCGGGGATCGGTGAAATCATCGGCGGTTCGCAACGCGAAGAACGTCTGGATGTTCTCGACGCACGTATGGCTGAGATGGGGCTTAATAAAGAAGATTACTGGTGGTATCGCGATCTGCGTCGCTATGGTACGGTGCCCCACTCCGGTTTCGGTCTCGGCTTTGAGCGCCTGATCGCCTATGTTACCGGGGTGCAAAACGTCCGTGATGTTATTCCATTCCCTCGCACACCACGCAATGCGGCATTTTAA
- the pepN gene encoding aminopeptidase N: protein MTSQRQAKYRHDYRAPDYLISDIDLTFELDATKTRVTAESQVCRHTTASDAPLRLEGEDLTLISLQIDGQPWDHYTQQDNQLIISGVPEHFTLTIVNEISPAANTALEGLYQSGDALCTQCEAEGFRHITWYPDRPDVLARFTTRIIADKVQYPCLLSNGNRIAQGELEGGRHWVQWQDPFPKPCYLFALVAGDFDVLHDTFTTRSGREVALALFVDRGNLDRASWAMTSLKNAMKWDESRFGLEYDLDIYMIVAVDFFNMGAMENKGLNIFNAKYVLARTDTATDKDYLDIERVIGHEYFHNWTGNRVTCRDWFQLSLKEGLTVFRDQEFSSDLGSRAVNRINNVRVMRGLQFAEDASPMAHPIRPEKVIEMNNFYTLTVYEKGAEVIRMLHTLIGEARFQKGMQLYLQRHDGSAATCDDFVQAMEDASDIDLSHFRRWYSQSGTPVVSVDDNYNPKTRQYSLTIRQHTPPTADQAEKQALHIPFAIELYDNHGQVIPLRSAGQPVSSVLNVTQSEQTFVFDDITCQPIPALLCEFSAPVKLEYPYSDQQLTFLMRHARNEFSRWDAAQNLLSGCIKQNVTLQQQGQAVLLPAHIIDAFRAILLDEKIDPALAAEIMTLPSASEIAEMFTVIDPVAIAKVREALTRTLAQALANEFLAVYNASKLPVYRVEHADIGKRSLRNTCLRYLAFSDAKQADKWVTDQYRQSDNMTDALAALSAAVAAQLPCRDELMQDYDDKWHQDGLVMDKWFVLQATSPADNVVETVRRLLHHRSFSMNNPNRIRSLIGAFASSNPAAFHAEDGSGYRFLTEMLTQLNSRNPQVASRLIEPLIRLKRYDAKRQAMMRAALEQLKGLPDLSGDLFEKISKALI, encoded by the coding sequence ATGACATCACAGCGCCAGGCTAAATACCGTCACGATTACCGTGCCCCCGATTATCTGATTAGCGATATCGATTTGACCTTTGAACTTGATGCAACGAAAACGAGAGTCACCGCTGAAAGTCAGGTTTGCCGCCATACGACCGCATCTGATGCGCCTTTACGCCTGGAGGGTGAAGATCTGACACTGATTTCCCTACAGATAGATGGACAACCGTGGGATCACTATACACAACAGGATAATCAGTTGATCATCAGCGGCGTACCAGAACATTTCACGCTAACTATCGTCAATGAAATCAGTCCGGCGGCCAATACTGCGCTGGAGGGGCTGTATCAGTCTGGTGATGCACTATGTACTCAATGTGAAGCAGAAGGGTTCCGACATATCACTTGGTATCCTGACCGCCCGGATGTGCTGGCGCGTTTTACGACCAGAATCATTGCCGATAAAGTCCAGTATCCTTGTTTACTGTCTAATGGTAATCGCATTGCACAGGGCGAACTGGAGGGGGGACGTCACTGGGTTCAGTGGCAGGATCCGTTCCCGAAACCGTGCTATCTGTTTGCGCTGGTGGCGGGCGATTTCGATGTGCTCCACGATACGTTTACCACTCGTTCCGGGCGCGAAGTCGCGTTAGCGTTGTTTGTGGATCGTGGCAATCTTGATCGCGCATCGTGGGCAATGACATCGTTAAAGAACGCCATGAAATGGGATGAGAGCCGTTTTGGCCTGGAGTATGATCTCGATATTTACATGATCGTGGCCGTTGACTTCTTTAATATGGGCGCCATGGAAAATAAGGGACTGAATATCTTTAACGCTAAATATGTGCTGGCGCGTACCGATACCGCAACGGATAAAGATTATCTCGATATCGAACGGGTTATCGGCCATGAATATTTTCACAACTGGACAGGCAACCGTGTCACCTGTCGTGACTGGTTTCAGTTAAGCCTGAAAGAAGGGTTGACCGTCTTTCGTGATCAGGAATTTAGCTCGGATCTTGGTTCACGTGCGGTCAACCGTATCAATAATGTGCGTGTGATGCGTGGTTTACAATTCGCTGAAGATGCCAGCCCGATGGCGCACCCCATCCGCCCGGAAAAAGTCATCGAAATGAATAACTTCTATACCCTAACCGTGTATGAGAAAGGGGCAGAAGTGATTCGCATGCTACATACCTTGATCGGGGAGGCACGCTTTCAAAAAGGCATGCAGCTCTATTTGCAACGTCATGACGGTAGTGCAGCCACTTGCGATGATTTTGTGCAGGCAATGGAAGATGCTTCTGATATTGATCTGTCCCATTTCCGACGCTGGTATAGTCAATCAGGTACGCCGGTAGTCAGTGTCGATGACAACTATAACCCCAAAACCCGACAATATAGCCTCACCATTCGCCAGCATACACCGCCGACAGCCGATCAAGCGGAGAAACAAGCGCTGCATATCCCCTTTGCGATTGAACTGTACGATAACCACGGTCAGGTTATTCCACTGCGTAGCGCGGGACAGCCAGTATCTTCCGTGCTGAATGTGACCCAGTCAGAACAAACATTTGTATTTGATGATATTACCTGCCAGCCGATCCCAGCACTACTGTGTGAATTCTCTGCACCGGTAAAACTGGAGTATCCCTACAGTGATCAGCAACTGACATTTCTGATGCGTCATGCGCGCAATGAGTTCTCTCGCTGGGATGCGGCACAGAATCTCTTGTCTGGCTGTATTAAGCAGAATGTCACCCTCCAGCAGCAGGGGCAAGCGGTGTTGTTACCCGCGCACATCATCGATGCGTTTCGTGCCATTCTGCTAGATGAAAAGATCGATCCCGCACTGGCGGCAGAAATCATGACCCTGCCTTCTGCCAGTGAGATCGCTGAAATGTTTACGGTTATCGATCCTGTTGCGATTGCAAAGGTGCGTGAGGCATTGACCCGGACTTTAGCACAGGCGCTGGCGAATGAATTTCTCGCGGTCTACAACGCCAGTAAGTTGCCGGTTTATCGTGTCGAGCATGCCGATATTGGTAAACGGTCACTGCGAAATACCTGTTTGCGTTATCTGGCATTTAGCGATGCGAAACAGGCAGATAAGTGGGTTACCGATCAGTATCGCCAGTCCGATAATATGACCGATGCGCTGGCGGCGCTTTCGGCAGCGGTTGCGGCACAACTCCCTTGCCGCGATGAATTAATGCAGGATTATGACGATAAATGGCATCAGGACGGTCTGGTGATGGATAAATGGTTCGTTCTGCAGGCGACCAGTCCGGCAGATAATGTCGTGGAAACAGTACGCCGTCTGTTACATCATCGTTCTTTTAGCATGAATAATCCCAACCGTATTCGCTCATTGATCGGCGCCTTTGCCAGCAGTAATCCGGCAGCATTCCATGCTGAAGATGGGAGTGGATACCGTTTTCTGACTGAGATGTTGACGCAGCTTAATAGTCGTAATCCACAGGTCGCTTCCCGCTTGATCGAGCCGTTAATTCGTCTGAAACGTTATGACGCTAAACGTCAGGCGATGATGCGTGCCGCGCTGGAACAATTAAAAGGTTTACCCGATCTCTCTGGTGATCTGTTTGAGAAAATCAGTAAGGCGCTAATATAG